The nucleotide window CACAGACCGGACATCGGGTTGCTCAGTCAAAGGATATTTTTAGGTATTCCCATATTCAGCCACCGGACGACCTTCCCCAGAATTTCCAGAGATTCGATGGCGTCCTTTTCAATCCAGGTTGAGTGAAAGTCACTGTTGGCGGGGCGCAGTTCGATTCGGCCGTCCCGATAAAAGATGATCCCCTTCACGGAACAGCGGTCGTTCCATTTGACGTAGGCGATGTCCCCGCTACGCACTTCGATGTTGGGGTTGACCAGAATCAGGCATCCGTCGGCGATGTTGGCGCCAACCATGCTCTCTCCCTCCACCCGCACGAAGTAGGGTTTTCGCGGCCCGACCGGCCCTCCGGTCTCCCGCTCGGGCCAGGGCATCCATTCCGCTACGTCTGTGGCGTCTTCCCAGCTGAAACCATTGCCCGCGCAGGCCTCCTGGTCCAGAACAGGAAGGTAAAGCTGAGGCGGGACGGTGGGTTCAGGCTCGAAGTCCGACGTGCTGTCGTCCAGAAGATACGCCACGCTCACCTCTAAAATTTGCGCGATTTTTCGCT belongs to Synergistaceae bacterium and includes:
- a CDS encoding LexA family transcriptional regulator, with product MTTGEKIRICRERRGMKRPEFARLIGVEPNTLYRYENGTIGIRDDMKRKIAQILEVSVAYLLDDSTSDFEPEPTVPPQLYLPVLDQEACAGNGFSWEDATDVAEWMPWPERETGGPVGPRKPYFVRVEGESMVGANIADGCLILVNPNIEVRSGDIAYVKWNDRCSVKGIIFYRDGRIELRPANSDFHSTWIEKDAIESLEILGKVVRWLNMGIPKNIL